One segment of Marvinbryantia formatexigens DSM 14469 DNA contains the following:
- a CDS encoding CooT family nickel-binding protein, with translation MCLSTVVKKNQPDCVLLEYVSKIEVNGNLITLTDVMGEQKTVEGTIAMADLTGGRVEINC, from the coding sequence ATGTGCCTTTCCACCGTTGTAAAAAAGAATCAGCCTGACTGTGTTCTTCTGGAATACGTCAGTAAAATTGAAGTAAATGGAAATCTTATCACCCTGACAGACGTAATGGGCGAGCAGAAAACGGTAGAGGGAACCATCGCGATGGCGGACCTCACCGGCGGCAGAGTGGAAATCAACTGCTGA
- a CDS encoding AAA family ATPase: MSFTIAVAGKGGVGKTTLCGLFIQYLCEQGKRPVLAVDADANSNLNEVLGIDVEMTLGDIREEMSKAEASGNSQIPVGMTKADYMEFMFSRCLAEEDDYDMLVMGRSQGAGCYCYVNGLLQAQLQKLAPNYPYVVVDNEAGMEHISRGILPKVDMILLVSDCSRRGVQAVGRIAQLTKELGLKPETMGLIVNRAPEGRLNEGTMEEIEKQGLTLLGVVPQDAEVYEYDCAGRPMVDLPETSPVKQALHSIIDKLKI, translated from the coding sequence ATGTCATTTACGATTGCAGTCGCCGGAAAAGGCGGCGTCGGAAAAACCACATTATGCGGTCTGTTTATCCAGTATCTCTGTGAACAGGGAAAACGCCCGGTGCTGGCGGTGGATGCGGACGCAAACTCAAACCTGAATGAAGTCCTCGGCATCGACGTTGAAATGACGCTTGGCGATATCCGCGAGGAAATGTCCAAAGCGGAGGCTTCCGGAAATTCACAGATTCCGGTGGGGATGACGAAGGCGGATTACATGGAATTTATGTTCAGCCGCTGTCTGGCGGAGGAAGATGATTATGATATGCTGGTGATGGGGCGTTCGCAGGGAGCAGGCTGCTACTGCTATGTAAACGGACTTCTGCAGGCACAGCTTCAGAAGCTGGCGCCGAATTACCCGTATGTTGTCGTGGATAACGAGGCGGGCATGGAGCATATCAGCCGCGGCATTCTGCCGAAGGTGGATATGATCCTGCTGGTGAGCGACTGCTCCAGGCGCGGCGTGCAGGCGGTCGGACGAATCGCGCAGCTCACAAAAGAGCTTGGTCTGAAACCGGAAACGATGGGACTGATCGTCAACCGTGCTCCGGAGGGAAGGCTGAATGAGGGCACGATGGAGGAAATCGAAAAGCAGGGGCTCACCCTGCTGGGCGTTGTGCCGCAGGACGCCGAGGTTTACGAATATGACTGTGCCGGCAGACCAATGGTAGATTTACCGGAAACCTCTCCGGTGAAGCAGGCGCTGCACAGTATCATAGATAAGTTAAAGATTTAA